The Takifugu rubripes chromosome 3, fTakRub1.2, whole genome shotgun sequence genome contains a region encoding:
- the LOC101061254 gene encoding protein ILRUN isoform X2, with translation MEGMDLDLDQELMQKFSCMGTTDKDILISEFQRLLGFQLNPAGCAFFLDMTNWNLQAAIGAYYDFESPNINAPCMSFVRDVTIGEGESVPPDTPFTKTWRIQNTGAESWPPGVCLKYVGGDQFGHVNMVMVRSLDPQEMTDVSVQMQSPTSPGMYQGQWRMCTATGLYYGDVIWVILSVEVGGLLGVTQQLSSFQAEFNTQPHRPLEGDYNPFASPEKSKCPNSNSLHDAGGHRVQEEHWQGSPNELQQDQNGLSHNSVDIVASSLQTNLSLVSYNKEPYPFGNS, from the exons ATGGAGGGTATGGACCTGGACTTGGACCAGGAGCTTATGCAGAAATTCAGCTGCATGGGCACGACGGACAAAGATATCCTTATATCGGAATTTCAGAGGCTTCTCGGTTTCCAGCTCAACCCCGCCGGATGCGCCTTCTTTCTGGACATGACCAACTG GAATTTACAAGCAGCCATTGGAGCCTACTATGACTTTGAGAGTCCAAACATCAACGCACCGTGCATGTCTTTTGTGCGTGACGTGACGATTGGCGAGGGTGAATCCGTTCCACCAGACACACCTTTCACAAAGACCTGGAGGATACAGAACACAG GTGCAGAGTCGTGGCCTCCTGGGGTTTGTCTGAAGTATGTCGGTGGAGATCAGTTTGGTCACGTGAACATGGTGATGGTGCGTTCGCTTGACCCTCAGGAAATGACTGACGTCAGCGTGCAGATGCAAAGCCCCACGTCTCCGGGAATGTACCAGGGCCAGTGGAGGATGTGCACGGCTACGGGGCTGTACTACGGGG ATGTCATTTGGGTGATCCTGAGCGTGGAGGTCGGAGGGCTCCTCGGCGTCACGCAGCAGCTTTCGTCCTTCCAAGCCGAGTTCAACACGCAGCCTCACCGCCCGCTGGAGGGAGATTACAACCCCTTCGCCTCCCCAGAGAAGAGCAAGTGCCCCAACAGCAATAGTCTCCATGATGCCGGTGGTCACAGGGTCCAGGAGGAACACTGGCAGGGAAGCCCCAACGAGCTGCAGCAGGATCAGAACGGACTTTCACACAACTCTGTGGATATAGTCGCAAGCAGTCTACAAACCAACCTGTCACTAGTCTCTTACAACAAG GAGCCTTATCCTTTTGGGAACTCTTAA
- the LOC101061254 gene encoding protein ILRUN isoform X3, producing the protein MTSTPQKSSFQFLHFQNLQAAIGAYYDFESPNINAPCMSFVRDVTIGEGESVPPDTPFTKTWRIQNTGAESWPPGVCLKYVGGDQFGHVNMVMVRSLDPQEMTDVSVQMQSPTSPGMYQGQWRMCTATGLYYGDVIWVILSVEVGGLLGVTQQLSSFQAEFNTQPHRPLEGDYNPFASPEKSKCPNSNSLHDAGGHRVQEEHWQGSPNELQQDQNGLSHNSVDIVASSLQTNLSLVSYNKGIKEPYPFGNS; encoded by the exons ATGACGAGCACGCCACAGAAATCCTCATTCCAGTTTCTGCACTTTCA GAATTTACAAGCAGCCATTGGAGCCTACTATGACTTTGAGAGTCCAAACATCAACGCACCGTGCATGTCTTTTGTGCGTGACGTGACGATTGGCGAGGGTGAATCCGTTCCACCAGACACACCTTTCACAAAGACCTGGAGGATACAGAACACAG GTGCAGAGTCGTGGCCTCCTGGGGTTTGTCTGAAGTATGTCGGTGGAGATCAGTTTGGTCACGTGAACATGGTGATGGTGCGTTCGCTTGACCCTCAGGAAATGACTGACGTCAGCGTGCAGATGCAAAGCCCCACGTCTCCGGGAATGTACCAGGGCCAGTGGAGGATGTGCACGGCTACGGGGCTGTACTACGGGG ATGTCATTTGGGTGATCCTGAGCGTGGAGGTCGGAGGGCTCCTCGGCGTCACGCAGCAGCTTTCGTCCTTCCAAGCCGAGTTCAACACGCAGCCTCACCGCCCGCTGGAGGGAGATTACAACCCCTTCGCCTCCCCAGAGAAGAGCAAGTGCCCCAACAGCAATAGTCTCCATGATGCCGGTGGTCACAGGGTCCAGGAGGAACACTGGCAGGGAAGCCCCAACGAGCTGCAGCAGGATCAGAACGGACTTTCACACAACTCTGTGGATATAGTCGCAAGCAGTCTACAAACCAACCTGTCACTAGTCTCTTACAACAAG GGTATAAAGGAGCCTTATCCTTTTGGGAACTCTTAA
- the bltp3a gene encoding UHRF1-binding protein 1-like isoform X2, with translation MLDLPTWLAVTRVYCNKAAIRIQWTKLKTSPICLFLDKVEVEMRTCEEPRPPNGPSPIAITAGQSEYGFAEKVVEGMSVRINSITIKVQARAFHASFELWQLQGNSLNPKWQRSDLRYTRVTDPKRGEVLTFKEINWQSLRIEADAIESDDQDLGSTPLRLITNQGRIRIALKRRVKDCNVLASKLFFILDDLLWVLTDSQLKAIIHYAKSLSEAMEKSAQQRKSRTAESLQTAPPSPGLHTIWTDPPPAHTGTPSSTSQYFDHYDVKESSYHTFVSRLDLHICNDSSSVDEDEPPPPGLQGAMQLTFRKLGFDYYPVHRPADGCRHWERHSGAMEIQAQWAAKLLQEYQRRAEASGFPGPHTGVSQPSKESPVKTVRDGQSSPKSNSAEQAGRRNSARAPAGSSLKRLRSSCMVIRMDDVDIRQVSTRSRQNKKTQALLSCNRKVLRLPDNVPAVHLQFTEYYFPDNPYISVPTSNLYAQVNGLQFTVDPPSVLWISLFSRGLLQTLDQVKAFYHLQDSNKADEHIDIRMDAAQLKLIIPLDSSILDHPERPQSLSGTVPQMVLSNTRYCPHGSRADLNSTFHRFASSSFFRPTPPCPYPRDQSAFHAVPAAFLQHCQETECQPLDIKQLRSQDVWSLSLSRVTLGFDGARQLPKSRTQPFVESFAMSLWMCQPSAFKNGSSSTPKQEDTLFASVHLMVHVITPVKMWLNHYQYVALLRMKDSMARLVAELSRNLQCVKKVDSQKIKASSVCFALLVDSSEVGLLLPAACSEPEEEVPHSPETETPSMTDSDISPTHQSADMVVEENGLNATFDQDEQEGVVEEAYEAVEGLECLTAQEDTPVLSPPLSPGHSPALSREPSTFSLEGELSSAINVTKDVTKDAISASLDLTKGAFSITKDAFSMLSRGSGMSKLFTSQAKEHVQRSEESSPSLAASLRHQSMKQSPSQHSFDSAILDGSLPDETLSLDSEVSDNFFVLMDSESGMESMRPTNTPAGSRGSPAPGTEGGSSAELSSSLSQSIEDLSQDLSSVLLLLLSEIACTLEVSGEDQVVAVEVLNMSPVQMGNIRVSDLLAGLLQAPSRPVPKHRSRSSPVLCMRTEMGPSAARHSALAESMGFMDMTVQDCKAELLSSTVANIGPFLEDEFSAESPPMRLHMRNISITIKDDNPKIYPTAPQPVPASFIVDQLLLERGEDGIMRLKAEGTECKTPAGVPAGDAFSTKSSHRQQPEEQTLESQLCDARVALEQALGDRERLLLEIQKYDPTFTL, from the exons ATGCTCGACCTGCCTACCTGGCTGGCTGTGACTCGAGTCTACTGTAACAAAGCTGCCATCAGG ATACAATGgacaaaattaaaaacaagccCGATTTGCCTG TTTTTAGATAAGGTTGAAGTAGAAATGAGGACCTGCGAGGAGCCCCGTCCCCCTAATGGTCCTTCTCCTATAGCCATCACAGCGGGACAGAG cgaGTATGGCTTTGCGGAGAAGGTGGTGGAGGGGATGTCCGTCAGGATCAACTCTATCACCATCAAAGTGCAGGCTCGTGCCTTTCATGCCTCCTTCGAGCTCTGGCAGCTCCAGGGAAACAGCCTCAACCCTAAATGGCAGCGCAGTGACCTCCGCTACACCCGCGTCACCGACCCTAAGAGAGGAGAG GTGTTAACGTTCAAAGAAATTAACTGGCAAAGTCTACGAATTGAGGCAGATGCCATAGAGAGTGACGACCAGGACCTCGGGAGCACCCCTTTACGCCTCATTACCAATCAGGGTCGCATTCGCATTGCTCTAAAGCGGAGA GTAAAGGATTGCAACGTGCTGGCATCCAAGCTGTTTTTCATTTTGGACGACTTGTTGTGGGTTTTGACCGACTCCCAGCTCAAGGCCATCATCCATTACGCCAAATCTctcagtgaggccatggagaagtctgcccagcagaggaagagcaggactGCTGAAtctctgcag ACTGCTCCGCCATCTCCTGGCCTCCACACCATTTGGACAGACCCCCCACCAGCTCACACTGGCACCCCCAGCAGCACAAGTCAATATTTTGATCACTATGACGTTAAGGAGTCTTCTTACCACACCTTCGTATCTCGCTTGGACTTACACATTTGCAACGACAGCTCTTCAGTGGATGAAG ATGAGCCACCCCCACCAGGCTTACAAGGGGCCATGCAGCTGACATTCAGGAAGCTAGGTTTTGACTACTATCCTGTCCATAGACCTG CCGATGGATGCCGACACTGGGAACGTCACAGTGGAGCCATGGAGATTCAGGCCCAGTGGGCTGCGAAACTCCTGCAGGAGTATCAGAGGAGAGCTGAAGCTTCTGGCTTTCCTGGACCACATACAGGTGTTTCCCAGCCGAGCAAGGAGTCTCCTGTAAAGACAGTTAGAG ATGGTCAGTCCAGTCCAAAGTCGAACTCTGCAGAGCAGGCGGGACGCAGGAACTCTGCGCGAGCCCCTGCAGGATCATCGTTGAAAAGGCTGCGATCGAGCTGCATGGTCATCAGGATGGATGACGTGGACATCCGCCAG GTGTCTACAAGGAGCCGTCAAAACAAGAAGACACAAGCTTTACTATCCTGCAACAGAAAAGTGCTCCGTCTGCCAGACAATGTCCCTGCAGTCCATCTGCAGTTTACAGAGTACTATTTCCCTGACAACCCCTATATATCAG TACCCACCTCAAACCTGTACGCCCAGGTGAATGGCCTCCAGTTCACTGTCGACCCACCCAGTGTGCTGTGGATCAGCCTCTTCTCCAGGGGCCTGCTGCAGACGCTGGACCAGGTCAAAGCATTTTATCACTTACAGGACAGCAACAAAGCCGATGAGCATATAGACATTCGCATGGATGCAGCGCAGCTCAAG CTGATCATCCCCTTAGATTCTTCCATTTTGGACCATCCAGAGCGTCCACAGTCCCTGTCTGGTACTGTCCCCCAAATGGTTCTCAGCAACACCCGTTATTGCCCCCATGGCTCCAGAGCTGATCTCAACAGCACCTTTCACAGAtttgcttcctcttccttcttccgGCCCACTCCACCTTGTCCTTACCCCAGAGATCAGAGTGCCTTTCACGCCGTCCCAGCTGCCTTTCTCCAGCACTGTCAAGAGACAGAATGTCAACCACTGGATATAAAGCAGCTACGGTCCCAGGATGTTTGGTCTCTCAGTCTCTCACGTGTGACTTTAGGGTTTGATGGAGCTCGGCAATTGCCCAAAAGCAGAACACAACCCTTTGTTGAGTCCTTTGCCATGTCATTGTGGATGTGTCAACCCTCTGCCTTTAAAAATGGTTCATCATCCACCCCTAAGCAGGAAGACACATTGTTTGCCTCAGTGCACCTCATGGTCCATGTCATTACGCCAGTTAAGATGTGGCTCAATCACTACCAGTACGTTGCTTTGCTGAGGATGAAGGATTCCATGGCTCGTTTGGTAGCAGAGTTGAGTCGGAACCTTCAATGTGTTAAGAAGGTTGACAGccagaaaataaaagcttcctCAGTGTGTTTTGCCCTCCTGGTAGACTCAAGTGAAGTGGGTCTCCTATTGCCAGCAGCCTGCtcagagccagaggaggaggtccCCCACAGTCCCGAGACAGAAACCCCCAGTATGACAGACTCTGACATTTCTCCCACGCATCAATCTGCAGACATGGTTGTGGAAGAAAATGGCCTTAATGCCACATTTGATCAAGATGAGCAAGAAGGTGTGGTTGAGGAGGCGTATGAAGCAGTGGAAGGACTGGAGTGTTTAACGGCACAGGAAGACACCCCTGTgctctcacctcctctttcccctGGTCATTCCCCAGCCCTCTCCCGTGAGCCGTCCACCTTCAGTTTGGAGGGAGAGCTGTCAAGTGCTATTAATGTCACCAAGGATGTGACCAAAGATGCCATCAGTGCCTCTCTGGATCTGACCAAAGGGGCATTCTCAATCACAAAAGACGCCTTCAGTATGCTGAGTCGTGGCTCAGGGATGAGCAAACTGTTCACTTCGCAGGCCAA GGAACACGTCCAGCGTTCAGAAGAGTCCTCCCCCTCGCTGGCTGCCAGCCTGCGGCACCAGTCCATGAAGCAGTCACCTTCCCAGCATTCCTTTGATAGTGCAATCTTGGATGGCAGCCTGCCCGATGAAACCTTGTCTTTGGACAGCGAAGTTAGCGACAATTTCTTCGTTTTGATGGACTCAG AGTCGGGTATGGAGTCTATGCGACCCACCAACACCCCTGCTGGCAGTCGAGGCAGTCCAGCTCCTGGCACGGAGGGGGGGTCTTCAGCTGAGCTCAGTAGCTCTCTGTCCCAAAGTATTGAGGATCTATCTCAGGATCTG TCCTCAGTGTTGTTACTGCTCTTGAGTGAAATAGCCTGTACACTGGAGGTCAGTGGTGAAGACCAGGTCGTGGCTGTAGAAGTCCTGAATATGAGCCCTGTGCAGATGGGAAATATCAGGGTATCTGATCTGCTAGCTGGCCTCTTACAAG CTCCATCCAGACCAGTGCCGAAGCACAGAAGCAGAAGCTCTCCGGTACTTTGCATGCGAACAGAAATGGGTCCATCTGCTGCACGACACTCTGCCCTGGCCGAGTCTATGGGCTTTATGGATATGACAGTGCAAGACTGCAAGGCGGAGCTGCTATCATCCACGGTGGCTAACATCGGCCCTTTCCTTGAAGATGAATTCAGTGCTGAGAGTCCACCAATGAGGCTGCACATGAGAAACATTAGCATCACTATAAAG GATGACAACCCAAAAATCTACCCCACAGCTCCACAGCCTGTCCCAGCCTCCTTTATTGTAGATCAGCTGCTCCTTGAGCGTGGTGAGGATGGAATCATGAGGCTCAAAG CAGAAGGAACTGAATGTAAAACCCCAGCAGGTGTTCCGGCGGGTGACGCATTCAGCACAAAGAGTTCCCACCGACAGCAGCCTGAG GAACAAACCCTGGAGTCACAGCTCTGCGACGCCAGAGTGGCTCTGGAACAGGCCCTCGGCGACAGGGAACGTCTCCTTCTGGAAATCCAGAAGTATGACCCCACTTTTACTCTGTGA
- the bltp3a gene encoding UHRF1-binding protein 1-like isoform X1: MAGLIKKQILKHLSRFTKNLSPDKINLSTLKGEGQLSNLELDEEVLQNMLDLPTWLAVTRVYCNKAAIRIQWTKLKTSPICLFLDKVEVEMRTCEEPRPPNGPSPIAITAGQSEYGFAEKVVEGMSVRINSITIKVQARAFHASFELWQLQGNSLNPKWQRSDLRYTRVTDPKRGEVLTFKEINWQSLRIEADAIESDDQDLGSTPLRLITNQGRIRIALKRRVKDCNVLASKLFFILDDLLWVLTDSQLKAIIHYAKSLSEAMEKSAQQRKSRTAESLQTAPPSPGLHTIWTDPPPAHTGTPSSTSQYFDHYDVKESSYHTFVSRLDLHICNDSSSVDEDEPPPPGLQGAMQLTFRKLGFDYYPVHRPADGCRHWERHSGAMEIQAQWAAKLLQEYQRRAEASGFPGPHTGVSQPSKESPVKTVRDGQSSPKSNSAEQAGRRNSARAPAGSSLKRLRSSCMVIRMDDVDIRQVSTRSRQNKKTQALLSCNRKVLRLPDNVPAVHLQFTEYYFPDNPYISVPTSNLYAQVNGLQFTVDPPSVLWISLFSRGLLQTLDQVKAFYHLQDSNKADEHIDIRMDAAQLKLIIPLDSSILDHPERPQSLSGTVPQMVLSNTRYCPHGSRADLNSTFHRFASSSFFRPTPPCPYPRDQSAFHAVPAAFLQHCQETECQPLDIKQLRSQDVWSLSLSRVTLGFDGARQLPKSRTQPFVESFAMSLWMCQPSAFKNGSSSTPKQEDTLFASVHLMVHVITPVKMWLNHYQYVALLRMKDSMARLVAELSRNLQCVKKVDSQKIKASSVCFALLVDSSEVGLLLPAACSEPEEEVPHSPETETPSMTDSDISPTHQSADMVVEENGLNATFDQDEQEGVVEEAYEAVEGLECLTAQEDTPVLSPPLSPGHSPALSREPSTFSLEGELSSAINVTKDVTKDAISASLDLTKGAFSITKDAFSMLSRGSGMSKLFTSQAKEHVQRSEESSPSLAASLRHQSMKQSPSQHSFDSAILDGSLPDETLSLDSEVSDNFFVLMDSESGMESMRPTNTPAGSRGSPAPGTEGGSSAELSSSLSQSIEDLSQDLSSVLLLLLSEIACTLEVSGEDQVVAVEVLNMSPVQMGNIRVSDLLAGLLQAPSRPVPKHRSRSSPVLCMRTEMGPSAARHSALAESMGFMDMTVQDCKAELLSSTVANIGPFLEDEFSAESPPMRLHMRNISITIKDDNPKIYPTAPQPVPASFIVDQLLLERGEDGIMRLKAEGTECKTPAGVPAGDAFSTKSSHRQQPEEQTLESQLCDARVALEQALGDRERLLLEIQKYDPTFTL; the protein is encoded by the exons ATGGCAGGACTAATAAAAAAGCAAATCCTCAAACACTTATCAAG GTTCACCAAGAACCTGTCCCCAGACAAGATCAACCTCAGCACACTGAAGGGGGAGGGACAGCTCTCCAACCTGGAGCTCGATGAAGAAGTCTTGCAGAACATGCTCGACCTGCCTACCTGGCTGGCTGTGACTCGAGTCTACTGTAACAAAGCTGCCATCAGG ATACAATGgacaaaattaaaaacaagccCGATTTGCCTG TTTTTAGATAAGGTTGAAGTAGAAATGAGGACCTGCGAGGAGCCCCGTCCCCCTAATGGTCCTTCTCCTATAGCCATCACAGCGGGACAGAG cgaGTATGGCTTTGCGGAGAAGGTGGTGGAGGGGATGTCCGTCAGGATCAACTCTATCACCATCAAAGTGCAGGCTCGTGCCTTTCATGCCTCCTTCGAGCTCTGGCAGCTCCAGGGAAACAGCCTCAACCCTAAATGGCAGCGCAGTGACCTCCGCTACACCCGCGTCACCGACCCTAAGAGAGGAGAG GTGTTAACGTTCAAAGAAATTAACTGGCAAAGTCTACGAATTGAGGCAGATGCCATAGAGAGTGACGACCAGGACCTCGGGAGCACCCCTTTACGCCTCATTACCAATCAGGGTCGCATTCGCATTGCTCTAAAGCGGAGA GTAAAGGATTGCAACGTGCTGGCATCCAAGCTGTTTTTCATTTTGGACGACTTGTTGTGGGTTTTGACCGACTCCCAGCTCAAGGCCATCATCCATTACGCCAAATCTctcagtgaggccatggagaagtctgcccagcagaggaagagcaggactGCTGAAtctctgcag ACTGCTCCGCCATCTCCTGGCCTCCACACCATTTGGACAGACCCCCCACCAGCTCACACTGGCACCCCCAGCAGCACAAGTCAATATTTTGATCACTATGACGTTAAGGAGTCTTCTTACCACACCTTCGTATCTCGCTTGGACTTACACATTTGCAACGACAGCTCTTCAGTGGATGAAG ATGAGCCACCCCCACCAGGCTTACAAGGGGCCATGCAGCTGACATTCAGGAAGCTAGGTTTTGACTACTATCCTGTCCATAGACCTG CCGATGGATGCCGACACTGGGAACGTCACAGTGGAGCCATGGAGATTCAGGCCCAGTGGGCTGCGAAACTCCTGCAGGAGTATCAGAGGAGAGCTGAAGCTTCTGGCTTTCCTGGACCACATACAGGTGTTTCCCAGCCGAGCAAGGAGTCTCCTGTAAAGACAGTTAGAG ATGGTCAGTCCAGTCCAAAGTCGAACTCTGCAGAGCAGGCGGGACGCAGGAACTCTGCGCGAGCCCCTGCAGGATCATCGTTGAAAAGGCTGCGATCGAGCTGCATGGTCATCAGGATGGATGACGTGGACATCCGCCAG GTGTCTACAAGGAGCCGTCAAAACAAGAAGACACAAGCTTTACTATCCTGCAACAGAAAAGTGCTCCGTCTGCCAGACAATGTCCCTGCAGTCCATCTGCAGTTTACAGAGTACTATTTCCCTGACAACCCCTATATATCAG TACCCACCTCAAACCTGTACGCCCAGGTGAATGGCCTCCAGTTCACTGTCGACCCACCCAGTGTGCTGTGGATCAGCCTCTTCTCCAGGGGCCTGCTGCAGACGCTGGACCAGGTCAAAGCATTTTATCACTTACAGGACAGCAACAAAGCCGATGAGCATATAGACATTCGCATGGATGCAGCGCAGCTCAAG CTGATCATCCCCTTAGATTCTTCCATTTTGGACCATCCAGAGCGTCCACAGTCCCTGTCTGGTACTGTCCCCCAAATGGTTCTCAGCAACACCCGTTATTGCCCCCATGGCTCCAGAGCTGATCTCAACAGCACCTTTCACAGAtttgcttcctcttccttcttccgGCCCACTCCACCTTGTCCTTACCCCAGAGATCAGAGTGCCTTTCACGCCGTCCCAGCTGCCTTTCTCCAGCACTGTCAAGAGACAGAATGTCAACCACTGGATATAAAGCAGCTACGGTCCCAGGATGTTTGGTCTCTCAGTCTCTCACGTGTGACTTTAGGGTTTGATGGAGCTCGGCAATTGCCCAAAAGCAGAACACAACCCTTTGTTGAGTCCTTTGCCATGTCATTGTGGATGTGTCAACCCTCTGCCTTTAAAAATGGTTCATCATCCACCCCTAAGCAGGAAGACACATTGTTTGCCTCAGTGCACCTCATGGTCCATGTCATTACGCCAGTTAAGATGTGGCTCAATCACTACCAGTACGTTGCTTTGCTGAGGATGAAGGATTCCATGGCTCGTTTGGTAGCAGAGTTGAGTCGGAACCTTCAATGTGTTAAGAAGGTTGACAGccagaaaataaaagcttcctCAGTGTGTTTTGCCCTCCTGGTAGACTCAAGTGAAGTGGGTCTCCTATTGCCAGCAGCCTGCtcagagccagaggaggaggtccCCCACAGTCCCGAGACAGAAACCCCCAGTATGACAGACTCTGACATTTCTCCCACGCATCAATCTGCAGACATGGTTGTGGAAGAAAATGGCCTTAATGCCACATTTGATCAAGATGAGCAAGAAGGTGTGGTTGAGGAGGCGTATGAAGCAGTGGAAGGACTGGAGTGTTTAACGGCACAGGAAGACACCCCTGTgctctcacctcctctttcccctGGTCATTCCCCAGCCCTCTCCCGTGAGCCGTCCACCTTCAGTTTGGAGGGAGAGCTGTCAAGTGCTATTAATGTCACCAAGGATGTGACCAAAGATGCCATCAGTGCCTCTCTGGATCTGACCAAAGGGGCATTCTCAATCACAAAAGACGCCTTCAGTATGCTGAGTCGTGGCTCAGGGATGAGCAAACTGTTCACTTCGCAGGCCAA GGAACACGTCCAGCGTTCAGAAGAGTCCTCCCCCTCGCTGGCTGCCAGCCTGCGGCACCAGTCCATGAAGCAGTCACCTTCCCAGCATTCCTTTGATAGTGCAATCTTGGATGGCAGCCTGCCCGATGAAACCTTGTCTTTGGACAGCGAAGTTAGCGACAATTTCTTCGTTTTGATGGACTCAG AGTCGGGTATGGAGTCTATGCGACCCACCAACACCCCTGCTGGCAGTCGAGGCAGTCCAGCTCCTGGCACGGAGGGGGGGTCTTCAGCTGAGCTCAGTAGCTCTCTGTCCCAAAGTATTGAGGATCTATCTCAGGATCTG TCCTCAGTGTTGTTACTGCTCTTGAGTGAAATAGCCTGTACACTGGAGGTCAGTGGTGAAGACCAGGTCGTGGCTGTAGAAGTCCTGAATATGAGCCCTGTGCAGATGGGAAATATCAGGGTATCTGATCTGCTAGCTGGCCTCTTACAAG CTCCATCCAGACCAGTGCCGAAGCACAGAAGCAGAAGCTCTCCGGTACTTTGCATGCGAACAGAAATGGGTCCATCTGCTGCACGACACTCTGCCCTGGCCGAGTCTATGGGCTTTATGGATATGACAGTGCAAGACTGCAAGGCGGAGCTGCTATCATCCACGGTGGCTAACATCGGCCCTTTCCTTGAAGATGAATTCAGTGCTGAGAGTCCACCAATGAGGCTGCACATGAGAAACATTAGCATCACTATAAAG GATGACAACCCAAAAATCTACCCCACAGCTCCACAGCCTGTCCCAGCCTCCTTTATTGTAGATCAGCTGCTCCTTGAGCGTGGTGAGGATGGAATCATGAGGCTCAAAG CAGAAGGAACTGAATGTAAAACCCCAGCAGGTGTTCCGGCGGGTGACGCATTCAGCACAAAGAGTTCCCACCGACAGCAGCCTGAG GAACAAACCCTGGAGTCACAGCTCTGCGACGCCAGAGTGGCTCTGGAACAGGCCCTCGGCGACAGGGAACGTCTCCTTCTGGAAATCCAGAAGTATGACCCCACTTTTACTCTGTGA
- the taf11 gene encoding transcription initiation factor TFIID subunit 11 produces MADPARIKPEDNAERVLSSSEEQAPNKSDQSEDKSDPVKTDENKESSSQEKSKQEPKPEIPAGDDEEGTSGQPLSKRLKVEPEKKKEKRHKVDEDEIQKMQVLVSSFSEEQLNRYEMYRRSAFPKAAIKRLIQSITGSSVSQNVVIAMSGISKVFAGEIVEEALDVCEKWGDTPPLQPKHMREAVRRLKSRDQLPNSKYKQILFH; encoded by the exons ATGGCTGACCCTGCACGCATTAAACCTGAAGACAACGCTGAGAGGGTACTATCTAGCAGTGAAGAGCAAGCACCTAACAAATCAGACCAAAGTGAAGATAAGTCCGACCCAgtgaaaacagatgaaaacaaggAGTCCTCCTCGCAAGAGAAGAGCAAACAAGAACCCAAACCC GAAATTCCggctggtgatgatgaagaaggaACATCAGGACAACCTCTTTCCAAAAGACTGAAAGTAGaaccagaaaagaaaaaggaaaaacgcCACAAGGTGGATGAGGATGAAATCCAAAAAATGCA AGTTTTAGTGTCCTCATTTTCCGAGGAGCAGCTGAATCGTTATGAGATGTACAGACGTTCTGCCTTTCCAAAGGCTGCCATTAAAAGG CTGATCCAGTCCATAACGGGATCGTCAGTCTCTCAGAACGTGGTAATCGCCATGTCTGGTATTTCCAAGGTGTTTGCTGGTGAAATTGTTGAAGAAG CATTAGATGTTTGCGAGAAGTGGGGAGATACCCCGCCGCTGCAGCCCAAACACATGAGGGAGGCAGTGAGGAGGCTGAAGAGCAGAGATCAGCTTCCCAACAGCAAATACAAGCAGATCCTTTTTCATTGA
- the LOC101061254 gene encoding protein ILRUN isoform X1 — protein sequence MEGMDLDLDQELMQKFSCMGTTDKDILISEFQRLLGFQLNPAGCAFFLDMTNWNLQAAIGAYYDFESPNINAPCMSFVRDVTIGEGESVPPDTPFTKTWRIQNTGAESWPPGVCLKYVGGDQFGHVNMVMVRSLDPQEMTDVSVQMQSPTSPGMYQGQWRMCTATGLYYGDVIWVILSVEVGGLLGVTQQLSSFQAEFNTQPHRPLEGDYNPFASPEKSKCPNSNSLHDAGGHRVQEEHWQGSPNELQQDQNGLSHNSVDIVASSLQTNLSLVSYNKGIKEPYPFGNS from the exons ATGGAGGGTATGGACCTGGACTTGGACCAGGAGCTTATGCAGAAATTCAGCTGCATGGGCACGACGGACAAAGATATCCTTATATCGGAATTTCAGAGGCTTCTCGGTTTCCAGCTCAACCCCGCCGGATGCGCCTTCTTTCTGGACATGACCAACTG GAATTTACAAGCAGCCATTGGAGCCTACTATGACTTTGAGAGTCCAAACATCAACGCACCGTGCATGTCTTTTGTGCGTGACGTGACGATTGGCGAGGGTGAATCCGTTCCACCAGACACACCTTTCACAAAGACCTGGAGGATACAGAACACAG GTGCAGAGTCGTGGCCTCCTGGGGTTTGTCTGAAGTATGTCGGTGGAGATCAGTTTGGTCACGTGAACATGGTGATGGTGCGTTCGCTTGACCCTCAGGAAATGACTGACGTCAGCGTGCAGATGCAAAGCCCCACGTCTCCGGGAATGTACCAGGGCCAGTGGAGGATGTGCACGGCTACGGGGCTGTACTACGGGG ATGTCATTTGGGTGATCCTGAGCGTGGAGGTCGGAGGGCTCCTCGGCGTCACGCAGCAGCTTTCGTCCTTCCAAGCCGAGTTCAACACGCAGCCTCACCGCCCGCTGGAGGGAGATTACAACCCCTTCGCCTCCCCAGAGAAGAGCAAGTGCCCCAACAGCAATAGTCTCCATGATGCCGGTGGTCACAGGGTCCAGGAGGAACACTGGCAGGGAAGCCCCAACGAGCTGCAGCAGGATCAGAACGGACTTTCACACAACTCTGTGGATATAGTCGCAAGCAGTCTACAAACCAACCTGTCACTAGTCTCTTACAACAAG GGTATAAAGGAGCCTTATCCTTTTGGGAACTCTTAA